Proteins encoded in a region of the Variovorax sp. PAMC 28711 genome:
- the glyA gene encoding serine hydroxymethyltransferase: MYSRNHLVAQTDPEIWAAIQAENARQEHHIELIASENYASPAVMAAQGSQLTNKYAEGYPGKRYYGGCEHVDVAEQLAIDRIKQIFGADAANVQPHCGASANEAVMLAFLKPGDTIMGMSLAEGGHLTHGMPLNISGKWFNVVSYGLDAKEEIDYDAMERKAHESMPKLIIAGASAYSLRIDFERFAKVAKDVGAIFMVDIAHYAGLVAAGVYPNPVPHADVVTSTTHKSLRGPRGGIILMKSQHEKAINSAIFPGLQGGPLMHVIAAKAVAFKEAMAPEFKTYQQQVVKNAQIVADTLTQRGLRIVSGRTESHVMLVDLRAKGITGKEAEAVLGAAHMTINKNAIPNDPEKPMVTSGVRIGTPAMTTRGFKDEEARMTAHLIADVLENPRDPANIDAVRAKVHALTSRFPVYG; the protein is encoded by the coding sequence ATGTACTCACGCAATCATCTCGTCGCCCAGACCGATCCCGAAATCTGGGCCGCCATCCAGGCCGAGAACGCCCGCCAGGAACACCACATCGAGCTCATCGCGAGTGAAAACTACGCGTCGCCGGCCGTCATGGCTGCGCAGGGTTCGCAGCTGACCAACAAGTACGCCGAGGGCTATCCCGGCAAGCGCTACTACGGTGGCTGCGAGCACGTGGACGTGGCGGAGCAACTGGCCATCGACCGGATCAAGCAGATCTTCGGCGCCGACGCAGCCAACGTGCAGCCGCATTGCGGTGCCTCGGCGAACGAGGCCGTCATGCTGGCGTTCCTGAAGCCCGGCGACACCATCATGGGCATGAGCCTGGCCGAAGGCGGTCACCTGACGCACGGCATGCCGCTCAACATCAGCGGCAAGTGGTTCAACGTGGTGAGCTACGGCCTGGATGCCAAGGAAGAAATCGACTACGACGCGATGGAACGCAAGGCGCACGAATCGATGCCTAAGCTCATCATCGCGGGCGCGTCGGCCTACTCGCTGCGCATCGACTTCGAGCGCTTCGCCAAGGTCGCGAAGGACGTCGGCGCGATCTTCATGGTCGACATCGCCCACTACGCAGGCCTGGTGGCCGCGGGCGTGTACCCCAACCCGGTGCCCCACGCCGATGTGGTCACGTCCACCACGCACAAGAGCCTGCGCGGCCCGCGCGGCGGCATCATCCTGATGAAGTCGCAGCACGAGAAGGCGATCAACAGCGCCATCTTCCCCGGCCTGCAGGGCGGCCCGCTGATGCACGTGATCGCGGCCAAGGCGGTGGCGTTCAAGGAGGCGATGGCGCCGGAATTCAAGACCTACCAACAGCAGGTCGTGAAGAACGCGCAGATCGTGGCGGACACACTGACCCAGCGCGGCCTGCGCATCGTGAGCGGCCGAACCGAAAGCCACGTCATGTTGGTCGACCTGCGTGCCAAGGGCATCACCGGCAAGGAAGCCGAAGCCGTGCTGGGCGCCGCGCACATGACGATCAACAAGAACGCCATCCCGAACGATCCGGAAAAGCCGATGGTCACGAGCGGCGTGCGCATCGGCACCCCCGCAATGACGACGCGTGGTTTCAAGGACGAAGAGGCGCGCATGACGGCCCACCTGATCGCCGACGTGCTGGAGAACCCGCGCGACCCCGCGAACATCGACGCCGTTCGCGCCAAGGTGCACGCGCTGACCAGCCGCTTCCCGGTCTACGGTTGA
- a CDS encoding DUF349 domain-containing protein: MTSTSSKPHDIQALDTLTGGAFTASTSGERAGRIRDWLAGNPTPELMQEVFKELSGRDKGAARLLREKLDEIKRAKGQEAIGAEWAQKAEALLAQGKLNIADALAWQRDAAKAGAPLSREPLAGFKGQLAERVKGIEDLQHRAQVHREAAVLLAQRFEVLSTKGWQDAQSAEESLRGDVAHWKEQADAIAADANWSSLDAKFAPQLDASKAQLLIVSDAFHSALVLAQAAAADAAAPLPPVPVWADELRAARGEAVAPKAAPVKTAKPAVDPSVRAAAQDAVTAALGKLEQETAEGHGKASAGAAAALRAVLKQHGKLVESELEARVHAALIAAGELEGWQRWSADKVREDLVARAEGLLKRPEGQALGGRKMQETLRTLRDQWKQADQGGVPNHALWKRFDEACNEAHKVVEAWLDKVRADAVEHRAHRIALIEEVKAWAAAHAAGSDLKAHNRALHQFADRWRDAGHVGEKVFAELQPLWNDAFGAAREPFESAQKTSLDRRQAMISEATELGAQPMLRIDAVKALQQRWQAEAQSVPLDRRQEQKLWDAFRAPIDEAFNRKTAEREKVSGAMSEHDRHVLDASKALDAANAGGDVQKIRAAIARLEGAMRGEAPPPAPVAAPVSAPAPTTAPDGPSEGATEIVAPEQAANEFAESAQPSSAPAEDDKRVESTEPEIEGDAKATAPRDLIAPEGSADAGALADTPADEAAAAAAPAAPPKPAPKPVVAMRGDDRPGSKKNDAAAATRGGGKFGDRRDSRSGPGGPGRPGGDRGGDRGDRGAPGGRFGDRPPRFEDRGPRLGDAAFRAQREALERADFALRKLAAQAHGEALSQVLGAWEKRDASQLPSVQELGRAVTPAVRTAWSQSVGATPASGNDAAEALLRLEMAAEVPTPADQLDARRALQLKLLTRRGDPAPAQTWGQDAGKVLAAAHDAASARRLQNALKALLRK, translated from the coding sequence GTGACTTCAACTTCTTCCAAGCCCCACGACATTCAGGCCCTCGACACGCTGACCGGCGGCGCCTTCACCGCATCGACTTCCGGAGAGCGCGCAGGGCGCATCCGCGACTGGCTCGCCGGCAATCCCACGCCCGAGCTGATGCAGGAGGTGTTCAAGGAACTGAGCGGCCGCGACAAGGGCGCTGCGCGCCTGCTGCGCGAAAAGCTCGACGAAATCAAGCGCGCCAAGGGCCAGGAAGCCATCGGCGCCGAGTGGGCGCAGAAGGCCGAGGCGCTGCTGGCGCAAGGCAAGCTCAACATCGCCGACGCGCTCGCCTGGCAGCGCGACGCGGCCAAGGCCGGCGCACCGCTGTCGCGTGAGCCGCTCGCCGGTTTCAAGGGCCAGCTCGCCGAACGGGTGAAGGGCATCGAAGATCTGCAGCACCGTGCGCAGGTGCACCGCGAGGCGGCCGTGCTGCTGGCCCAGCGCTTCGAGGTGCTGTCGACCAAGGGCTGGCAGGACGCCCAGTCCGCCGAAGAATCTTTGCGTGGCGACGTCGCGCACTGGAAAGAGCAGGCCGACGCGATCGCCGCCGATGCCAACTGGAGCAGCCTCGACGCCAAGTTCGCGCCGCAGCTCGATGCGTCGAAGGCGCAGCTGCTGATCGTGTCGGATGCCTTCCACAGTGCACTCGTGCTGGCGCAAGCCGCCGCAGCCGACGCCGCGGCGCCGCTGCCGCCGGTGCCGGTGTGGGCCGACGAGCTCCGAGCTGCACGCGGTGAGGCCGTCGCGCCCAAGGCTGCGCCGGTCAAGACTGCGAAGCCGGCCGTCGATCCGTCGGTCCGCGCAGCCGCGCAGGACGCAGTGACGGCGGCGCTCGGCAAGCTCGAACAGGAAACCGCCGAAGGACACGGCAAGGCCAGCGCCGGTGCCGCAGCCGCGTTGCGCGCGGTGCTGAAGCAGCACGGCAAGCTGGTCGAGTCCGAACTCGAAGCCCGCGTGCACGCTGCGTTGATCGCCGCCGGTGAACTCGAAGGCTGGCAGCGCTGGAGCGCCGACAAGGTGCGCGAAGACCTCGTCGCCCGGGCCGAAGGCCTGCTCAAGCGTCCCGAAGGCCAGGCACTCGGTGGTCGCAAGATGCAGGAAACCCTGCGCACGCTGCGCGACCAGTGGAAGCAGGCCGACCAGGGCGGTGTGCCGAATCACGCACTCTGGAAGCGCTTTGACGAAGCGTGCAACGAAGCGCACAAGGTGGTCGAAGCCTGGCTCGACAAGGTGCGCGCCGACGCCGTCGAACATCGCGCGCACCGCATCGCGCTGATCGAGGAGGTGAAGGCCTGGGCCGCGGCCCATGCCGCCGGGTCCGACCTGAAGGCGCACAACCGCGCGCTGCACCAGTTCGCCGACCGCTGGCGCGATGCCGGTCATGTCGGCGAAAAGGTGTTTGCCGAACTGCAGCCGCTGTGGAACGATGCCTTCGGCGCCGCGCGCGAGCCCTTCGAATCCGCTCAGAAGACCAGCCTCGATCGCCGTCAGGCCATGATCTCCGAAGCGACCGAGCTCGGCGCGCAGCCCATGCTGCGCATCGACGCGGTCAAGGCGCTGCAACAGCGCTGGCAGGCCGAGGCGCAGAGCGTGCCGCTCGACCGCCGCCAGGAACAAAAGCTGTGGGACGCGTTCCGCGCGCCCATCGACGAAGCCTTCAACCGCAAGACCGCCGAGCGCGAAAAGGTTTCTGGCGCGATGAGCGAGCACGACCGCCATGTGCTCGACGCTTCCAAGGCACTCGACGCCGCCAACGCTGGCGGCGATGTGCAGAAGATCCGTGCCGCCATCGCGCGCCTCGAGGGTGCGATGCGAGGCGAGGCGCCACCGCCAGCGCCGGTTGCCGCACCGGTGTCGGCGCCGGCACCGACCACCGCGCCGGACGGTCCTTCCGAAGGCGCGACCGAAATCGTCGCGCCGGAGCAGGCTGCGAACGAGTTTGCGGAGAGCGCGCAGCCGAGCAGTGCCCCGGCCGAAGACGACAAGCGCGTCGAATCGACTGAACCCGAAATCGAAGGCGATGCGAAGGCGACCGCACCGCGCGACCTGATCGCGCCCGAAGGCAGCGCCGACGCCGGTGCGCTGGCGGACACGCCGGCCGACGAAGCGGCTGCTGCGGCGGCGCCCGCAGCGCCCCCCAAGCCGGCACCGAAGCCAGTGGTGGCCATGCGCGGCGACGACCGCCCTGGCAGCAAGAAGAACGACGCCGCCGCCGCAACGCGTGGCGGCGGCAAGTTCGGCGACCGCCGCGACAGCCGTTCCGGCCCCGGCGGACCTGGACGTCCGGGTGGCGACCGCGGCGGTGATCGTGGCGACCGCGGCGCACCGGGCGGGCGTTTCGGCGATCGTCCGCCACGTTTCGAAGACCGCGGCCCGCGTCTGGGCGACGCGGCTTTCCGTGCTCAACGCGAAGCCCTCGAACGTGCCGACTTCGCGCTGCGCAAGCTCGCGGCGCAGGCGCATGGCGAGGCGCTGTCGCAAGTGCTGGGCGCATGGGAAAAGCGCGATGCCTCGCAGCTGCCGAGCGTCCAGGAACTTGGCCGCGCGGTGACGCCGGCGGTGCGCACGGCCTGGTCGCAGTCGGTGGGGGCAACGCCGGCCAGTGGCAACGATGCCGCCGAGGCGCTGTTGCGCCTCGAAATGGCCGCCGAAGTGCCGACGCCTGCGGATCAACTCGATGCGCGCCGCGCGCTGCAGCTCAAGTTGCTCACCCGGCGTGGTGACCCCGCACCGGCACAGACCTGGGGTCAGGACGCCGGCAAGGTGCTCGCTGCGGCGCACGACGCTGCGTCGGCACGCCGCCTGCAGAACGCCCTGAAGGCGCTGCTACGCAAGTGA
- a CDS encoding DUF748 domain-containing protein — protein sequence MNAASIKQNKWVRRGIVAVLALLVIWAVAWLAVPPIAKSQIQKIASEKLGRQVTVGKIDFKPWTLELTLSDLRVATADGKQSQLAVSRIYVDAELQSALRLAPVIDALTIDAPTVQLTHLADGKYDIDDILAKLASAPSDPKSDPARFAVYNIKINDGAVDFDDQTVRRKHELRDFVLNVPFLSNLTSQREIKTEPKLDFVLNGSKFDSTAFSTPFADNRKTDAQIQFTGLDLAPYLGYIPGGLPAKLQAGTLDANLKVDFERAQSGGLKISGTIEAHNTKVADARGRDLLSFDSLKLALADVRPLEGVVHLSEVALAGPQLAVARDAEGKLNLLATDPGTGATVKVAVPAAPASAAAQKEPEKKAALRVQVDKVALDGGRIGWRDETTRPAAAVDVKDLNVDVSGVTWPMTQPARISGATTIAGASLKFKGEATDKIANVQTEVDALPLSLAAPYLARSLEPTLDGKLSGQIDIAWANPDLKFKARKLSLDGLALTQAKTALASVGRFELTDADVDMTKHTLAIASFTVTNPKMRIERDSEKRWMFDRWLRAPAGGDAKVAAPKPAAADAPAAPAANTTPWALTIGTFAVDNGAISYADKASATPVAVEITALKVSAQKIAPDTAGVSPLQVSGRIGAGRADAGRFDYKGNVVLKPVSAEGRLEVASFPAHAFKAYYGDVLNVDIRRAFASYRGTVRFAQATAGISLKLAGDTALDDFRANSVSLTESPGFDRSTNQLLSWKTLNLRGLQVAMAPGAPLGVDVRETTLTDLFARVIVDPTGRLNLQNLTKKGEQEGAAKAQATTDATSRRSLGGTTTTTAPAPATAASAPVVAAAPAAEAGPAPEINFGPMSLVNAKIDFTDLFVKPNYSADLSELTGKLSAFSSRPAPGADGKVALADLELRGKAQQTAALEITGKLNPLVKPLELDITAKMRDLDLAPLSPYSVRYAGHGIERGKMSMDVNYKIAADGQLTAANKLVLNQLQFGEEVKGAPNSLPVRLAVALLSDRNGVIDVDLPLRGSLNDPQFSIGPLIFKAIINLIAKAATAPFSLLTGGLGGGSGESSAIVFDAGSATLSAGAKESLDKVAKALTDRPALQMTVVGTSNLEKEKDAYQRQRLRQLTQAEKRRIAARAGKDATDVAPVTDAEYPELLTAVYKRADITKPRNMVGLAKDLPQKEMEDLLLTSIPADEESIRQLAVERGAVVRDYLLAQKLPSERLFLGAVRTNASGTDWKPGAELNLATR from the coding sequence ATGAACGCTGCTTCGATAAAACAGAACAAGTGGGTGCGACGTGGGATCGTCGCGGTGTTGGCCTTGCTGGTGATCTGGGCCGTAGCATGGCTGGCTGTCCCGCCGATTGCCAAGAGTCAGATCCAGAAGATCGCCAGCGAGAAACTGGGGCGACAGGTCACGGTCGGCAAGATCGACTTCAAGCCCTGGACGCTCGAACTCACGCTCAGCGATCTGCGCGTGGCCACGGCCGACGGCAAGCAATCGCAACTGGCCGTCTCGCGCATCTATGTCGATGCCGAACTCCAGTCGGCGTTGCGTCTTGCGCCGGTGATCGACGCGCTGACCATCGATGCCCCGACGGTCCAGCTCACGCACCTGGCCGATGGCAAGTACGACATCGACGACATCCTCGCGAAGCTGGCGAGTGCGCCTTCCGACCCGAAGAGCGATCCGGCGCGCTTCGCGGTCTACAACATCAAGATCAACGACGGCGCGGTCGACTTCGACGACCAGACAGTTCGCCGCAAGCACGAGTTGCGTGACTTCGTGTTGAACGTGCCTTTCCTGAGCAACCTCACGTCCCAGCGCGAAATCAAGACGGAGCCCAAGCTGGACTTCGTCCTCAACGGCAGCAAGTTCGATTCGACCGCCTTCAGTACGCCCTTCGCCGACAACCGCAAGACCGACGCGCAGATCCAGTTCACCGGGTTGGACCTCGCCCCTTACCTCGGCTACATCCCGGGCGGCTTGCCGGCCAAACTGCAGGCCGGCACGCTCGACGCCAACCTCAAGGTCGATTTCGAGCGCGCGCAGTCGGGCGGCCTCAAGATCAGCGGCACGATCGAGGCGCACAACACCAAAGTTGCCGATGCGCGGGGCCGCGACCTGCTCAGCTTCGATTCGCTCAAGCTCGCGCTGGCCGACGTTCGGCCGCTCGAGGGCGTCGTCCACCTGAGCGAGGTTGCGTTGGCGGGCCCGCAACTTGCCGTCGCGCGGGATGCCGAGGGCAAGCTCAATTTGCTGGCGACCGATCCCGGCACCGGCGCCACGGTGAAGGTGGCGGTTCCTGCGGCACCTGCGAGTGCCGCCGCGCAGAAAGAACCCGAAAAGAAGGCGGCGCTGCGCGTGCAGGTCGACAAGGTCGCGCTCGACGGCGGTCGCATCGGCTGGCGCGACGAAACCACCCGTCCGGCCGCTGCGGTCGACGTCAAGGATCTGAACGTCGACGTCAGCGGCGTGACCTGGCCGATGACCCAGCCGGCCCGGATCAGCGGCGCGACCACCATCGCCGGGGCATCGCTCAAGTTCAAGGGCGAGGCCACCGACAAGATCGCGAACGTGCAAACCGAAGTCGACGCGTTGCCGCTGTCGCTCGCCGCGCCGTACCTCGCCCGCAGCCTCGAGCCGACGCTCGACGGCAAGCTGAGCGGCCAGATCGACATCGCCTGGGCCAACCCCGACCTGAAATTCAAGGCGCGCAAGCTGTCGCTCGACGGCCTCGCGTTGACGCAGGCCAAGACGGCGCTCGCGAGCGTCGGCCGTTTCGAACTGACCGATGCCGACGTCGACATGACGAAGCACACGCTCGCGATCGCTTCGTTCACCGTGACGAATCCGAAAATGCGGATCGAGCGCGACAGCGAGAAGCGCTGGATGTTCGATCGCTGGCTGCGGGCGCCGGCAGGCGGCGATGCCAAGGTCGCCGCGCCCAAGCCCGCAGCTGCGGACGCGCCCGCCGCGCCGGCCGCCAACACGACGCCCTGGGCGCTGACGATCGGCACCTTCGCCGTCGACAACGGCGCGATCAGCTACGCCGACAAGGCCAGCGCGACCCCGGTGGCGGTGGAGATCACCGCGCTCAAGGTGAGCGCCCAGAAGATCGCGCCCGACACGGCCGGCGTGTCGCCGCTGCAGGTGTCCGGCCGCATCGGCGCCGGGCGCGCGGACGCGGGCCGCTTCGACTACAAGGGCAACGTCGTGCTCAAGCCGGTGTCGGCGGAAGGTCGGCTCGAAGTCGCATCGTTCCCGGCGCACGCGTTCAAGGCGTACTACGGCGACGTGCTCAACGTCGACATCCGTCGCGCCTTCGCAAGCTACCGCGGCACGGTGCGCTTCGCGCAGGCGACGGCCGGCATCAGCCTCAAGCTGGCCGGGGATACCGCGCTCGACGACTTCCGCGCCAACAGCGTGTCGCTGACCGAATCGCCGGGCTTCGACCGCAGCACCAACCAGTTGTTGAGCTGGAAAACGCTCAACCTGCGGGGGCTGCAAGTCGCCATGGCGCCGGGCGCGCCGCTCGGCGTGGACGTGCGCGAGACCACGCTCACCGACCTGTTCGCGCGCGTGATCGTCGACCCGACGGGCCGGCTGAACCTGCAGAACCTGACAAAAAAAGGCGAGCAGGAAGGCGCCGCCAAGGCACAAGCCACAACCGATGCCACGAGCCGCCGCAGCCTCGGCGGCACCACGACCACCACGGCGCCGGCGCCCGCCACTGCGGCATCCGCGCCCGTCGTTGCCGCAGCGCCTGCCGCCGAAGCCGGCCCGGCACCGGAGATCAACTTCGGTCCGATGAGCCTGGTCAACGCCAAGATCGACTTCACCGATCTGTTCGTGAAGCCGAACTATTCGGCCGACCTGAGCGAACTGACCGGCAAGCTCAGCGCGTTCTCGTCCAGGCCCGCGCCGGGCGCCGACGGCAAGGTCGCGCTGGCCGACCTCGAACTGCGCGGCAAGGCGCAGCAAACCGCGGCGCTGGAAATCACCGGCAAGCTGAATCCGCTGGTCAAGCCGCTGGAGCTCGACATCACCGCCAAGATGCGCGACCTCGACCTGGCGCCGCTCTCGCCGTATTCGGTGCGCTACGCGGGCCACGGCATCGAGCGCGGCAAGATGAGCATGGACGTCAATTACAAGATCGCCGCCGATGGCCAGCTCACGGCCGCCAACAAGCTGGTGCTCAACCAGCTGCAGTTCGGCGAGGAAGTGAAGGGCGCGCCCAACAGCCTGCCGGTGCGGCTCGCGGTGGCGCTGCTGTCCGACCGCAACGGCGTGATCGACGTCGACCTGCCATTGCGCGGGTCCCTCAACGACCCGCAGTTCAGCATTGGCCCGTTGATCTTCAAGGCCATCATCAACCTCATCGCCAAGGCCGCGACGGCGCCGTTCAGCCTGTTGACGGGCGGCCTCGGCGGCGGTTCCGGCGAGTCGAGCGCGATCGTTTTCGATGCCGGCAGCGCGACGCTCAGTGCGGGCGCCAAGGAAAGTCTCGACAAGGTGGCCAAGGCGCTGACCGATCGCCCCGCGTTGCAGATGACCGTGGTCGGCACCTCCAACCTCGAAAAAGAAAAGGACGCCTACCAACGCCAGCGGCTGCGCCAACTCACCCAGGCCGAAAAGCGCCGCATCGCGGCCCGCGCCGGCAAGGATGCCACCGACGTGGCGCCGGTGACCGACGCCGAATACCCCGAGCTGCTCACGGCGGTCTACAAGCGCGCCGACATCACCAAGCCACGCAACATGGTCGGCCTCGCGAAAGACCTGCCGCAAAAAGAGATGGAAGACCTGTTACTCACCAGCATTCCGGCCGATGAAGAGTCGATCCGGCAGCTCGCCGTGGAGCGCGGCGCCGTCGTGCGCGACTACCTTCTGGCGCAAAAGCTGCCGAGCGAACGACTGTTCCTCGGCGCGGTGCGCACCAACGCCAGCGGCACCGACTGGAAACCCGGCGCCGAGCTCAATCTGGCGACCCGCTGA
- the nrdR gene encoding transcriptional regulator NrdR produces MKCPFCSHLETQVVETRVSEDGDFVRRRRQCGACDKRFTTYERPDVNFPVVVKKDGSRADFDTNKVRASMMLALRKRPVSIEQIDGALLRIEQKLLASGLREIESTKVGELVMRELKRLDKVAYVRFASVYRSFEDVDEFRQLLRDI; encoded by the coding sequence ATGAAATGCCCTTTTTGCAGCCACCTTGAAACGCAGGTTGTCGAGACCCGCGTCTCGGAAGACGGTGACTTCGTACGCAGGCGGCGCCAATGCGGCGCCTGCGACAAGCGCTTCACCACCTACGAGCGGCCCGACGTCAATTTCCCGGTTGTCGTGAAAAAGGACGGCAGCCGGGCCGACTTCGATACCAACAAGGTGCGCGCATCGATGATGCTGGCGCTGCGCAAGCGCCCTGTGAGCATCGAGCAGATCGACGGCGCCTTGCTGCGCATCGAGCAAAAGCTGCTGGCCAGCGGCCTTCGGGAAATCGAATCCACCAAGGTGGGTGAACTCGTGATGCGCGAGCTCAAGCGCTTGGACAAGGTCGCGTACGTGCGGTTTGCCTCGGTGTATCGCAGCTTCGAAGACGTGGACGAGTTCAGGCAGCTGCTGCGGGATATCTGA
- a CDS encoding UDP-2,3-diacylglucosamine diphosphatase — MTDDATVMAELVAPASWRTVDLLSDLHLQAHEPATFDAWRGYLETTPADALFILGDLFEVWIGDDAAAQPGFEAECAELLRSTAERLPVFFMHGNRDFLVGPALAAQSSFRLLDDPTVLVLHGTRWLLSHGDILCLEDTDYLAFRAQVRTPEWQAAFLARPLEERRALARSMREQSEARKHTPGMVWADVDNEAARAWLRQADADTLIHGHTHRPAHHELGDGLQRIVLSDWDAAAHPPRAQVLCLSTAGAQRVDLR, encoded by the coding sequence ATGACCGATGACGCGACGGTGATGGCCGAGCTGGTCGCACCCGCCAGCTGGCGCACCGTCGACCTCCTCTCCGACCTGCACCTGCAGGCGCACGAACCCGCCACCTTCGACGCGTGGCGAGGTTATCTGGAGACCACGCCGGCCGATGCCCTCTTCATCCTCGGCGATCTGTTCGAGGTGTGGATCGGCGACGACGCGGCGGCGCAACCCGGCTTCGAAGCGGAGTGCGCCGAACTGCTGCGCAGCACGGCCGAGCGCTTGCCAGTGTTTTTCATGCACGGCAACCGCGACTTCCTGGTCGGCCCGGCGCTCGCAGCGCAGAGCAGCTTCAGGTTGCTCGACGACCCGACCGTGCTGGTGCTGCATGGCACCCGCTGGCTGCTGAGCCACGGCGACATTCTTTGTCTCGAAGACACCGACTATCTCGCCTTTCGCGCGCAGGTGCGCACACCCGAATGGCAAGCCGCCTTCCTCGCGCGGCCGCTCGAGGAACGTCGTGCCCTCGCCCGTTCGATGCGCGAGCAGAGCGAGGCGCGCAAGCACACCCCCGGCATGGTGTGGGCAGACGTGGACAACGAGGCCGCGCGGGCGTGGCTTCGGCAAGCCGACGCCGACACGCTGATCCACGGCCACACGCATCGGCCCGCCCACCACGAGCTGGGCGATGGCCTGCAACGCATCGTTTTGAGCGACTGGGACGCTGCGGCGCACCCGCCGCGCGCGCAGGTGCTGTGCCTCTCGACCGCCGGCGCGCAGCGCGTCGACCTGCGCTAG
- a CDS encoding lytic transglycosylase domain-containing protein: protein MKLAMEATAKGLRTFVSDVTDGFFEITHNGFALLGLAIVFAALALVARPDLRQTGEDQLMGWLQSRKPAPEATDLEPTAIERTTAASPLDLPKQQAAVAYWLSKKYRVAAEPLSVLVAEAYDIGKRTKLDPTLILAIMAVESSFNPFAQSQVGAQGLMQVMTRIHGDKYESAGGTLTAFDPVTNMRVGVKVLQECIARAGSVERGLRFYVGAANLEDDGGYAAKVLAEHERLRQVAGGRTPSITPALPGLRTQPIPVVAPAKPETTNTQKVALLGDL, encoded by the coding sequence ATGAAACTGGCTATGGAAGCCACAGCCAAAGGGCTACGGACCTTCGTGTCCGATGTCACCGACGGCTTTTTCGAAATCACCCACAACGGTTTTGCGTTGCTCGGATTGGCGATCGTGTTTGCTGCCCTCGCACTCGTGGCGCGCCCCGACCTGCGTCAGACCGGAGAAGACCAGCTGATGGGCTGGCTCCAATCCCGCAAGCCCGCGCCGGAAGCGACCGACCTCGAGCCCACCGCCATCGAGCGGACCACGGCGGCCAGTCCGCTGGACCTGCCCAAGCAGCAAGCCGCCGTTGCTTACTGGCTCAGCAAGAAGTACCGGGTTGCGGCGGAACCGTTGAGCGTGCTGGTCGCCGAGGCCTACGACATCGGCAAGCGGACCAAGCTCGACCCGACGCTGATCCTCGCGATCATGGCGGTGGAATCCAGCTTCAATCCGTTCGCGCAGAGCCAAGTGGGCGCGCAAGGCCTGATGCAGGTCATGACGCGGATCCATGGCGACAAGTACGAGAGCGCGGGGGGCACGCTGACGGCGTTCGATCCGGTGACCAACATGCGCGTCGGCGTCAAGGTGCTGCAGGAATGCATCGCCCGTGCCGGTTCCGTGGAGCGCGGCCTGCGCTTCTATGTCGGCGCGGCCAATCTGGAAGACGACGGCGGCTATGCCGCCAAGGTTCTGGCGGAGCATGAACGCCTGCGCCAGGTCGCTGGCGGTCGCACACCTTCGATCACGCCGGCGTTGCCGGGCCTGCGCACGCAGCCGATCCCGGTGGTGGCGCCTGCCAAGCCGGAAACCACCAATACCCAGAAGGTCGCGCTGCTCGGCGACCTGTAA
- a CDS encoding zinc-dependent peptidase produces the protein MFKWLRNLRALPEIPEAGWQATLARYPFLAALSTPERTQLRTLAAEFLRDKEFHGAHGFVITDEVALAIAAQAVLPVLHLKGGLAWYDDFVGVVVHSCEVVAQRTHIDEAGVVHQYQEVVAGEAMERGPVMLSWQDVLASSITDDTGYNVVVHEFAHKIDMRAGQADGCPPLPPGFAGMQSAREAQAMWLTTLQTAYETFREQTIVAERFGGDAPWLDAYGAESISEFFAVACEAYFVNRPRFAAEFPALRRLFDEFFQPERA, from the coding sequence ATGTTCAAGTGGTTGCGCAACCTGCGCGCCCTCCCCGAAATCCCCGAAGCGGGTTGGCAGGCGACGCTGGCCCGCTACCCGTTCCTGGCCGCGCTCAGCACGCCGGAACGCACGCAGCTCCGCACGCTGGCGGCCGAGTTCTTGCGCGACAAGGAATTCCACGGCGCGCACGGCTTCGTCATCACCGACGAAGTGGCGTTGGCAATCGCGGCACAGGCCGTGCTGCCCGTGCTGCACCTGAAAGGCGGGCTGGCCTGGTACGACGATTTCGTCGGCGTGGTGGTGCACTCTTGCGAGGTCGTGGCGCAGCGCACCCACATCGACGAGGCGGGCGTGGTCCATCAATACCAAGAAGTGGTCGCGGGCGAAGCAATGGAGCGTGGCCCGGTCATGCTGAGCTGGCAGGACGTGCTGGCCAGCAGCATCACAGACGACACGGGCTACAACGTCGTCGTTCACGAGTTCGCCCACAAGATCGACATGCGCGCCGGCCAGGCAGACGGCTGCCCACCGCTGCCACCGGGCTTCGCCGGGATGCAGAGCGCCCGCGAGGCACAGGCGATGTGGCTCACGACCTTGCAGACGGCCTACGAGACCTTTCGGGAGCAGACCATCGTGGCCGAGCGTTTCGGGGGCGACGCACCGTGGCTCGACGCCTACGGCGCCGAGTCGATCAGCGAATTCTTCGCCGTCGCCTGCGAGGCCTACTTCGTGAACAGGCCACGTTTCGCCGCCGAGTTTCCGGCGTTGCGCCGGCTGTTCGACGAATTCTTCCAGCCAGAACGGGCCTGA